A stretch of the Pseudosulfitobacter pseudonitzschiae genome encodes the following:
- a CDS encoding ABC transporter ATP-binding protein — protein sequence MAETVLETHGLTMRFGGVTASDSVSFKLKARELRCLIGPNGAGKSTFFKCVTGLLTPSEGHVYMRGQDVTGWQPHRIAALGVGIKTQTPNVMDALSVHENIWLAARRFHDVSEARARANDIIDRLALGPIARTGLGELAHGERQRVELGLVAVADPWLVLLDEPAAGMSAQDVERMTQIIHGMTRNAAVVIVEHDMQFIRSVAETVTVFHQGAVLMEDHVDRVMSDATVRAVYLGKKA from the coding sequence ATGGCTGAGACCGTTCTGGAAACCCACGGCCTGACCATGCGTTTCGGCGGCGTCACGGCAAGCGATAGCGTCAGTTTCAAGCTCAAGGCGCGTGAATTGCGCTGTCTGATCGGTCCCAATGGCGCGGGCAAATCGACGTTTTTCAAATGTGTGACCGGGTTGCTGACCCCGTCGGAGGGGCATGTCTACATGCGCGGTCAGGATGTGACGGGTTGGCAGCCACACCGGATCGCGGCACTTGGCGTGGGTATCAAGACGCAGACGCCGAACGTCATGGACGCGCTGAGCGTGCACGAGAACATCTGGCTGGCGGCACGCAGGTTTCATGATGTCTCAGAGGCCCGCGCCCGCGCCAACGATATCATCGACCGGCTGGCGCTTGGGCCGATCGCGCGCACCGGTCTGGGTGAACTTGCCCATGGTGAACGGCAACGGGTCGAACTGGGACTGGTCGCGGTGGCCGACCCCTGGCTGGTGCTGCTGGACGAACCCGCCGCCGGCATGAGCGCGCAGGACGTCGAGCGGATGACGCAGATCATTCATGGCATGACCCGGAATGCCGCAGTTGTGATTGTCGAGCATGACATGCAGTTCATCCGCTCTGTCGCCGAAACGGTGACCGTGTTCCACCAAGGCGCTGTGCTGATGGAGGATCACGTGGACAGGGTGATGTCGGACGCGACGGTGCGCGCCGTCTACCTGGGAAAGAAGGCCTGA